Proteins from a genomic interval of Deltaproteobacteria bacterium:
- the miaB gene encoding tRNA (N6-isopentenyl adenosine(37)-C2)-methylthiotransferase MiaB — translation MRRSVFIKTFGCQMNAVDSARMLSLLYSASFRAAATLEEADLVLLNTCSIREKADQKIYSDLGRLRDWKQRRPGRLVGVGGCLAQQDGEALRARAPHVDIVFGTHNIANLPEMVRRAERRIPTLALGMEEGITHWDVVPHLPAGAVSAMVAIMQGCDNFCAYCVVPLVRGREVSRPAEDILSEVRALAGRGVMEVVLLGQNVNSYGKKEGEIPFPELLLRISGIEGISRIRFITSHPRDLDDRTIRLFEEIGTLCPHVHLPLQSGSDRVLAAMGRGYTRGEYLAKIEALRRIRPGMAFSSDFIVGFPGETEDDFRETLAVMGEVRFDSSFSFRFSSRPGTRAAEMKEKVDPKEAAERLRRLQELQAAHTRERLSAQIGREVTVLADGTSARDPGMRCGRTACNKTVNFTPGSAEGPIRSVLVTGAGTHSLVGEERPSHARRR, via the coding sequence ATGCGGCGGAGTGTCTTCATCAAGACGTTCGGATGCCAGATGAACGCCGTGGACTCGGCGAGGATGCTCTCGCTCCTGTACTCGGCTTCGTTCCGCGCCGCCGCCACCCTCGAGGAGGCGGACCTCGTCCTCCTCAACACCTGCAGCATCCGCGAAAAAGCCGACCAGAAGATCTACAGCGATCTCGGTAGGTTGCGCGACTGGAAACAGCGCCGGCCGGGACGGCTCGTCGGGGTCGGGGGATGTCTCGCCCAGCAGGACGGGGAGGCGCTCCGGGCGCGGGCCCCCCACGTCGACATCGTCTTCGGGACCCACAACATCGCGAACCTTCCCGAGATGGTCCGGAGGGCGGAACGCCGCATCCCGACGTTGGCCCTCGGGATGGAAGAGGGGATCACGCACTGGGACGTCGTTCCGCACCTGCCCGCCGGCGCGGTCTCGGCGATGGTCGCCATCATGCAGGGATGCGACAACTTCTGCGCCTACTGCGTCGTCCCCCTGGTTCGGGGGCGCGAGGTGAGCCGCCCGGCCGAGGATATCCTCTCCGAGGTCCGTGCTCTCGCCGGGCGCGGGGTGATGGAAGTCGTCCTGCTGGGACAGAACGTAAACTCCTACGGAAAGAAGGAAGGGGAGATTCCGTTCCCGGAGCTGCTGCTGCGGATTTCCGGGATCGAAGGGATATCGCGGATCCGGTTCATCACCTCCCACCCGAGGGACCTGGATGACCGGACGATCCGACTCTTCGAGGAGATCGGGACCCTCTGCCCGCACGTCCACCTTCCGCTGCAGTCCGGCTCCGACCGGGTTCTCGCGGCCATGGGGCGGGGCTACACGCGCGGGGAGTACCTCGCGAAGATCGAAGCGTTGCGGCGGATCCGACCGGGCATGGCGTTCTCTTCCGACTTCATCGTCGGCTTCCCGGGGGAGACGGAGGACGATTTTCGGGAGACCCTCGCCGTCATGGGGGAGGTCCGGTTCGACTCCTCGTTCTCGTTCCGCTTCTCTTCCCGCCCCGGAACCCGGGCGGCGGAGATGAAGGAGAAGGTCGACCCGAAGGAGGCGGCCGAGCGGCTGCGGCGCCTTCAGGAGCTTCAGGCGGCGCACACCCGGGAACGCCTCTCGGCGCAGATCGGTCGGGAGGTCACGGTTCTCGCCGACGGAACGAGCGCGAGGGACCCGGGGATGCGTTGCGGTCGAACCGCCTGCAACAAGACGGTGAACTTCACGCCCGGGAGCGCCGAAGGGCCGATCCGGTCCGTCCTCGTGACCGGCGCTGGGACCCACTCCCTCGTCGGGGAAGAGCGGCCGTCCCATGCCCGGCGACGATGA
- a CDS encoding diguanylate cyclase, which yields MKTSRILIFEERPSPGRELRLNLLDHAVEFDFRDPVKENLKTLDLSSYAAVVAPVESARAGLIGVLSDAKRYGGPLFLYRGEPPVHEVARWVIWGSPSHGGPDGPVADRLLAESLEYYSMASMYQQCLEMMSTQDEEKLLTQVTETFVNALGAESCVVWLVSPSDPDEMLIASVRGVIGIDREGSRFFLSRSNTAEEVWKGDPFVVATGGGASGEKGVRTGSNLFVPLLHQANPIGLVKLGERNDRKPYGERELHMARIIADYAAGALNTVNRLGRIEKVSLRDPETGAYSAAFLADYFEKERYKASRFRRPLSIVFLVVENFSFLMEQTRESIVVGALTSMVGAVRQAVRDSDLVAREEANRFCIVLPETDAFGALLAVRRLRKAVKEKCRIQFLGTEFFLQPFFMSATSPRDGREFPELLRVAEEKFARQQKSPLYRMRLADRPFWDAFDILVGKREHYDLLRKGEDVPYFLRFRKDLGRNAHFSVPRETWLRILEAVAQDVAVNPEDRGLVIAAGPTPEIYKQIFLSFKASIQPHRNVYVVGQSGSTRFDSKNMMYVATDDELLKDREFVLYLKEGGAYGFFCSARGSEVEGFNTADESLVEAMLEKAQEMYQLQGNF from the coding sequence ATGAAAACTTCCCGGATACTGATCTTCGAGGAACGGCCTTCCCCCGGCAGGGAGCTGCGGCTCAACCTCCTCGATCATGCCGTCGAGTTCGACTTCCGCGACCCCGTGAAGGAGAATCTCAAGACGCTCGACCTCTCCTCCTACGCCGCCGTCGTCGCTCCGGTCGAGTCCGCGCGGGCCGGCCTGATCGGCGTCCTGTCCGACGCGAAGCGGTACGGAGGCCCCCTCTTCCTGTACCGGGGTGAACCGCCGGTGCACGAAGTGGCGCGATGGGTCATCTGGGGTTCGCCGTCCCACGGCGGGCCGGATGGCCCGGTGGCCGACCGCCTCCTCGCGGAAAGCCTCGAGTACTACTCGATGGCGTCCATGTACCAGCAGTGCCTCGAGATGATGTCCACGCAGGACGAGGAGAAGCTGCTGACCCAGGTGACGGAGACGTTCGTCAACGCCCTCGGGGCGGAGAGTTGCGTCGTCTGGCTGGTTTCGCCGTCCGACCCGGACGAGATGCTGATCGCTTCGGTGCGAGGCGTGATCGGGATCGACCGGGAGGGTTCCCGGTTCTTCCTTTCCCGCTCGAACACGGCGGAGGAGGTTTGGAAGGGGGACCCGTTTGTCGTCGCGACGGGGGGGGGGGCGAGCGGAGAGAAGGGCGTCCGCACCGGGTCGAACCTCTTCGTCCCGCTCCTTCATCAGGCGAATCCGATCGGCCTCGTGAAACTTGGCGAGCGGAACGACAGGAAGCCTTACGGTGAGCGGGAGCTCCACATGGCCCGGATCATCGCCGACTACGCCGCCGGCGCCCTGAACACGGTCAACCGCCTCGGGAGGATCGAGAAGGTTTCCCTGCGCGACCCGGAGACCGGCGCCTACTCCGCGGCGTTCCTCGCCGACTATTTCGAGAAGGAGCGATACAAGGCGAGCCGTTTCCGCCGTCCGCTCTCAATCGTCTTCCTCGTCGTCGAGAACTTCTCCTTCCTGATGGAGCAGACGCGGGAGAGCATCGTCGTGGGAGCGCTGACGTCGATGGTCGGCGCGGTCCGCCAGGCGGTGCGGGATTCCGATCTCGTCGCGAGGGAGGAGGCGAACCGCTTCTGCATCGTCCTTCCCGAGACCGACGCCTTCGGAGCCTTGCTCGCCGTTCGACGGCTCCGGAAGGCGGTGAAGGAAAAGTGCCGGATCCAGTTCCTCGGGACGGAGTTTTTCCTTCAGCCGTTCTTCATGTCCGCCACCTCCCCGAGGGACGGCCGGGAGTTCCCCGAATTGCTGCGCGTCGCCGAGGAGAAATTCGCGCGACAGCAGAAGAGCCCGCTGTATCGCATGCGGCTTGCCGATCGGCCCTTCTGGGACGCCTTCGACATCCTTGTCGGGAAGCGGGAGCACTACGACCTCCTCCGGAAAGGGGAGGACGTCCCGTACTTCCTGCGCTTCCGGAAAGACCTCGGACGGAACGCCCACTTCTCCGTCCCTCGTGAAACATGGCTGCGGATCCTCGAGGCGGTGGCCCAGGACGTCGCCGTGAACCCCGAGGATCGCGGCCTCGTCATCGCCGCGGGGCCAACCCCGGAGATCTACAAGCAGATCTTCCTCTCCTTCAAGGCTTCGATCCAGCCGCACAGGAACGTCTATGTGGTCGGCCAGTCGGGCAGCACCCGGTTCGACTCGAAAAACATGATGTATGTCGCGACGGATGACGAGCTGTTGAAAGACCGGGAGTTCGTTTTGTATCTGAAGGAGGGCGGCGCGTACGGGTTTTTCTGCTCCGCCCGGGGGAGCGAGGTCGAGGGGTTCAACACGGCCGACGAGTCGCTGGTGGAGGCGATGCTGGAGAAGGCCCAGGAGATGTACCAGCTGCAGGGGAATTTCTAG
- a CDS encoding DUF4388 domain-containing protein, giving the protein MTATPGTKRVLIADPSDMSRQALSTYLREKGLEIIEAADGSKALAETLLRKPDILLLDLSVPILAPERLVQILRSNPNTRSMPVFFLSDREQSVSGFRQGVDEFIRKPFHEEEILLRIQRALYQDPLSEALTGDSEISGNLSQIFLPDLWQMLAMNRKNGILQVEAEHISGSVYIERGEIISAVTRNISGEKALFRLIPLKEGKFRFLPGKVGVRRTIFTPSQQAILEGMRHDDELRRLGDTLPHPTDAVAVVPEAHEISAAGGVIREILLLAEFCATVEEIVDNCGFPDLVVYEALIALQTRGVLRFGNFDARPCKSEFLPSEDLARLRARLEDHGSGAGEASGQIVFYLPEPSLLEGLLMAFGKFRDFEVDNVFFSLRRKEGIPAGMFGRLRVGEKCSIRLYAFPYLRVLSPLWYTLAPSPLGIVVFLKDEMSGSLESLMAISDYTRGVSARVVLAVMGNSFTDFGIGENTLRLFRNRVERLGCALKVRAMEQVTAEEIRDSLAAVIRQFLEGESA; this is encoded by the coding sequence ATGACCGCGACCCCGGGGACAAAGCGCGTCCTGATCGCCGACCCCTCCGACATGTCCCGGCAGGCGCTGTCGACGTACCTTCGCGAGAAGGGGCTGGAGATCATCGAGGCGGCGGACGGGAGCAAGGCGCTCGCGGAGACCCTCCTTCGGAAGCCGGATATCCTCCTGCTGGACCTTTCGGTCCCGATCCTCGCGCCCGAACGACTGGTTCAGATCCTGCGGAGCAACCCGAACACCCGGTCGATGCCGGTCTTTTTCCTCAGTGACCGCGAGCAGAGCGTGTCGGGATTTCGCCAAGGGGTGGACGAGTTCATCCGAAAGCCGTTCCACGAGGAAGAGATCCTCCTGCGGATCCAACGGGCGCTCTACCAGGATCCGCTCTCCGAGGCACTGACCGGGGATTCCGAGATCAGCGGCAACCTGAGCCAGATCTTCCTGCCCGACCTGTGGCAGATGCTCGCGATGAACCGGAAAAACGGGATCCTGCAGGTCGAAGCGGAGCACATCTCCGGGTCGGTGTACATAGAGCGGGGAGAGATCATCTCCGCCGTTACCAGGAACATCTCGGGGGAAAAGGCCCTGTTCCGCCTCATTCCCCTCAAGGAGGGAAAGTTCCGCTTCCTCCCGGGGAAGGTCGGCGTCCGGCGGACCATCTTCACGCCGAGCCAGCAGGCGATCCTCGAGGGGATGCGGCACGACGACGAACTCCGAAGGCTCGGGGACACCCTTCCGCACCCGACCGACGCCGTGGCCGTCGTCCCGGAAGCCCATGAGATCTCCGCCGCCGGCGGAGTGATCCGCGAGATCCTTCTGCTGGCGGAGTTCTGCGCCACCGTCGAGGAGATCGTCGACAATTGTGGATTTCCCGACCTCGTGGTCTACGAAGCCCTGATCGCGCTCCAAACCCGGGGAGTCCTGCGATTCGGGAATTTCGACGCACGTCCCTGCAAGAGCGAATTTCTCCCGTCCGAGGACCTCGCCCGTCTTCGGGCGCGACTTGAGGACCACGGATCGGGAGCGGGGGAGGCATCGGGGCAGATCGTCTTTTACCTTCCCGAACCTTCGCTCCTCGAGGGATTGCTGATGGCCTTCGGGAAATTCCGGGACTTCGAGGTGGACAACGTATTCTTCTCGCTCCGCCGGAAGGAGGGGATCCCCGCCGGGATGTTCGGGCGCCTCCGCGTGGGGGAGAAATGCTCGATCCGTCTCTACGCCTTTCCGTACCTGCGCGTCCTTTCCCCCCTCTGGTACACGCTAGCGCCCTCTCCGTTGGGGATCGTCGTCTTCCTGAAGGACGAGATGTCGGGATCACTTGAGAGCCTGATGGCGATATCGGACTACACCCGCGGCGTCTCCGCCCGGGTCGTGCTGGCCGTCATGGGGAATTCCTTCACGGATTTCGGAATCGGGGAGAACACCCTCCGCCTCTTCCGGAACCGGGTGGAGCGGCTCGGCTGCGCGCTGAAAGTCCGCGCCATGGAGCAGGTCACCGCGGAGGAGATCCGCGACTCCCTCGCCGCGGTCATCCGGCAGTTCCTGGAGGGGGAGAGCGCCTGA
- a CDS encoding acyl CoA--acetate/3-ketoacid CoA transferase subunit beta, whose product MPRTIEFTDTEFMIAQGARLIEDGKTIFVGWGIPQVVAMLAQKLYVPNVTQLFEFGAIGPQSVLPFVRGTMGGPQNTYRSLQWLNMNWAFSYSATGYMDYGMLGALQVDPYGNINSTHLGGTFASPTRRFAGSGGGNQVASHCWKTIIVIKHEGRRFVPKVDFLTSPGYLDGPGAREKAGLPRGTGPHRVVTSKALFGFDEETRKMTLLSVLRGLSVEEVVKDMAFRPLLAREIGEIPPPTGDELRVLREEIDPGRFIIRGEKMSAIA is encoded by the coding sequence ATGCCGCGAACGATCGAGTTCACCGACACGGAGTTCATGATCGCCCAGGGTGCCCGTCTCATCGAGGACGGCAAGACGATCTTCGTCGGGTGGGGCATCCCGCAGGTGGTCGCCATGCTGGCGCAGAAGCTGTACGTCCCCAACGTGACCCAGCTGTTCGAGTTCGGGGCGATCGGGCCGCAATCCGTCCTGCCCTTCGTCCGCGGAACGATGGGGGGGCCGCAGAACACGTACCGGTCGCTGCAGTGGCTCAACATGAACTGGGCCTTCTCGTACTCCGCCACCGGCTACATGGATTACGGGATGCTGGGGGCGCTCCAGGTCGACCCGTACGGGAACATCAACTCGACCCACCTCGGCGGAACGTTCGCCAGCCCCACGCGCAGGTTCGCCGGGAGCGGGGGAGGGAACCAGGTGGCCTCGCACTGCTGGAAGACGATCATCGTCATCAAGCACGAGGGGCGCCGGTTCGTCCCGAAGGTCGACTTCCTCACCTCGCCCGGGTACCTCGACGGACCGGGGGCCCGCGAGAAGGCGGGGCTTCCCCGCGGTACGGGCCCTCATCGCGTGGTCACATCGAAGGCACTGTTCGGGTTCGACGAGGAGACCCGGAAGATGACCCTCCTCTCGGTCCTCCGCGGGCTTTCGGTGGAAGAGGTCGTCAAGGATATGGCGTTCCGCCCCCTGCTGGCGCGAGAGATCGGCGAGATCCCGCCGCCGACCGGCGACGAGCTCCGCGTGCTGCGGGAGGAAATCGACCCCGGCCGGTTCATCATCCGCGGCGAAAAGATGTCCGCGATCGCCTGA